A section of the Paramisgurnus dabryanus chromosome 4, PD_genome_1.1, whole genome shotgun sequence genome encodes:
- the trim35-1 gene encoding tripartite motif containing 35-1: MALEEDLSCPVCTELFREPVLLSCGHSYCRRCITDHWTTSRSRSCPVCRQLSPHEPLSNLSLRNACETYVKERRSGKQKDKGLLCQIHGEKVQLFCQTEELPICAECKKHEHKYHKTQTLPQTVRLRKGKLKAALRPVEKTLLSLQNGTSQDGEISKYIQTQTRQTEKKLKEEFRKLHQFLKREEESRIAALNKEEKEKRGKMERRIKGRIQSLSDMIREVEEEIMDDDINFLQNYNSIMNRIEYTILDPWLCSEALIDVSKHLGNLKYNVWEKMKDICPYYPMTLNPNTAAPCFSVSDDLTSVTLCVHQQDDPNPLGFVQRVIATLP, from the exons ATGGCACTTGAAGAGGATCTGTCGTGTCCCGTGTGTACGGAGCTCTTCCGTGAGCCCGTGTTATTGAGCTGTGGACACAGTTACTGCCGTCGGTGTATTACCGATCATTGGACGACGAGCCGGTCCAGAAGCTGTCCGGTCTGTCGCCAGCTCTCCCCGCACGAGCCTCTCTCCAATCTGAGCCTTCGCAACGCCTGCGAGACGTACGTGAAAGAACGCAGATCCGGCAAACAGAAGGATAAAGGTCTGCTGTGTCAAATACACGGAGAGAAAGTTCAGCTCTTTTGCCAAACAGAAGAACTGCCCATATGTGCGGAGTGTAAAAAACACGAGCACAAATACCACAAAACACAAACTCTGCCGCAAACTGTGCGCCTGCGCAAG ggGAAGCTTAAAGCAGCTCTACGTCCAGTTGAGAAGACCCTATTATCATTACAGAATGGTACATCACAGGATGGTGAAATCTCTAAATACATTCAG ACTCAAACTCGGCAGACTGAAAAGAAACTCAAGGAAGAGTTCAGGAAGCTTCATCAGTTCCTCAAAAGggaggaggaaagcaggataGCTGCTCTGAATAAAGAAGAGAAAGAAAAGAGAGGAAAGATGGAGAGAAGAATAAAGGGAAGAATACAGTCACTCTCAGATATGATCAGAGAGGTGGAGGAGGAAATCATGGATGATGACATCAACTTCCTTCAG AATTACAACAGCATTATGAACAG AATTGAGTACACAATCCTAGATCCATGGTTGTGTTCAGAAGCTTTAATTGATGTTTCTAAACATCTGGGAAACCTGAAGTACAACGTGTGGGAGAAGATGAAGGACATCTGCCCTTATT ATCCCATGACTCTGAACCCAAACACAGCTGCACCATGCTTCTCAGTATCTGATGATCTGACCTCTGTGACCTTGTGTGTTCATCAACAGGATGATCCCAACCCTCTTGGTTTTGTACAACGAGTCATTGCCACTTTACCATGA
- the colgalt1b gene encoding procollagen galactosyltransferase 1 produces MHLLAVSLLLLLWTGSVRSYFPEERWSPESALLAPRVLVALVCRNSEHSLPHVLGAIDRLNYPKDRMALWVATDHNSDNTTELLREWLINVQNFYHYVEWSPQEEPSLYENESGPKQWTDPRYEHVMKLRQAALETAREMWADYFLVVDCDNLLTNRDVLWKLMKENKTIVAPMLESRAAYSNFWCGMTSQGYYRRTPSYMPIRRQERKGCFAVPMVHSTYLVDLRKEASRQLAFYPPHPDYSWAFDDIIIFAFSARMADVQMYICNKETYGYFPAPLRSHNTLQDEAESFLHSQLEVMVRGPPAEPSVYLSVPHKQPDKLGFDEVFMINLRRRADRRERMLRTLYEQEIACKIIAAVDGKALNASQIQAMGIEMMPGYSDPYHGRPLTKGELGCFLSHYNIWTEIVDRGLKVSLVIEDDLRFEVFFKRRLQNLMHEIETQKLDWDLIYIGRKRMQVDHQEKSVPRIHNLVVADYSYWTLGYMISLSGAQKLLRAEPLKKMLPVDEFLPVMYNKHPVEEYMSHFERRDLRAFSAEPLLVFPTHYTGDPGYISDTETSTVWDNETVHTDWDRARSRKSNEQEELSTDAQNTDVLQSSLDSTAREEL; encoded by the exons ATGCATCTGCTCGCTGTCTCTCTGCTGCTTCTGCTCTGGACCGGCTCGGTTCGCTCTTATTTCCCGGAGGAGCGCTGGAGCCCGGAGTCCGCGCTGCTCGCGCCGCGGGTCCTGGTCGCGTTGGTGTGCCGCAACTCCGAGCACTCTCTGCCGCACGTCCTCGGTGCGATCGACCGCCTCAACTACCCCAAAGATCGCATGGCCTTGTG GGTGGCAACAGATCATAATTCTGACAACACTACTGAGCTTCTCAGGGAATGGCTTATAAACGTCCAGAACTTTTATCATTATGTGGAGTGGAGCCCACAGGAGGAGCCCAG TTTATATGAGAACGAGAGTGGACCGAAACAATGGACTGACCCTCGATATGAACACGTGATGAAGCTGCGGCAGGCGGCGCTGGAGACGGCTCGGGAGATGTGGGCCGATTATTTTCTG GTGGTGGATTGCGATAATTTGCTGACAAACCGAGACGTTTTATGGAAGTTGATGAAGGAAAATAAGACCATTGTGGCACCCATGCTGGAGTCCAGAGCTGCGTACTCCAACTTCTGGTGCGGCATGACGTCTCAG GGTTACTACAGGCGGACGCCGTCTTACATGCCCATCAGGAGGCAGGAGAGAAAGGGGTGTTTTGCTGTTCCAATGGTTCACTCCACGTACCTGGTGGATCTGAGGAAGGAGGCGTCCCGTCAACTGGCCTTCTACCCACCTCACCCCGACTACAGCTGGgcctttgatgacatcattatATTTGCGTTCTCTGCCCGGATGGCAG ATGTTCAGATGTACATCTGCAACAAAGAGACTTATGGATATTTTCCTGCACCCCTGCGCTCCCATAATACACTGCAGGACGAGGCAGAAAGTTTTCTTCACTCTCAGCTGGAGGTTATGG TGCGTGGACCTCCAGCAGAaccatctgtctatctgtctgttccTCATAAGCAGCCTGATAAACTGGGTTTTGATGAG GTGTTCATGATAAATCTGCGCAGACGCGCTGATCGCAGAGAGCGCATGCTGAGGACTCTGTATGAACAAGAGATCGCATGCAAGATCATCGCAGCTGTAGATGGCAA gGCATTAAATGCGAGTCAGATTCAAGCCATGGGCATTGAGATGATGCCTGGATACAGTGATCCGTACCACGGGCGGCCGCTCACTAAAGGAGAACTGGGCTGTTTTCTGTCACATTACAACATCTGGACTGAG ATTGTGGATCGGGGGTTGAAGGTGTCTCTGGTGATCGAGGATGATTTGCGTTTTGAGGTTTTCTTCAAACGCCGCCTGCAGAATCTAATGCACGAGATTGAAACTCAGAAGCTGGATTGGGACTTAAT TTATATTGGAAGGAAGAGGATGCAGGTGGATCACCAGGAGAAGTCTGTACCCAGAATCCACAACCTGGTGGTGGCGGATTATTCCTATTGGACGCTGGGCTACATGATCTCATTAAGTGGAGCTCAGAAGCTCCTGCGAGCAGAACCTCTGAAGAAGATGCTGCCGGTGGATGAGTTCCTTCCTGTCATGTACAACAAACACCCAGT TGAGGAGTACATGTCTCACTTTGAACGAAGAGACCTGCGGGCGTTTTCGGCCGAGCCTCTGCTGGTTTTCCCCACGCACTACACGGGTGACCCAGGCTACATAAGCGACACAGAGACATCCACCGTCTGGGACAACGAGACCGTGCACACCGATTGGGACCGAGCGCGCTCACGAAAGAGTAACGAGCAGGAGGAGCTGAGCACTGACGCTCAGAATACAGACGTGCTACAGTCTTCGCTGGACAGCACGGCCAGAGAGGAACTTTAA